The window CTGGGGCCGAGGCCAAGCCGGAGTGGGGCAGCAGCAGGCCTGCACCCCATCTGCTCTGAGCTGGCCCGGCTCCATCCCATGCATGGCAGGAGAGGAAAGACCAACTTACTGGGCTGTGGGGCCAGACAGAGGTTGGTTGGAGCTGGGagcagtgtgaccttggggatgtcccttcccctccctgagcGTGCTCCCCTTTGTGCAGTGAGGTCGGGGGCTCCGCAGGGCTGTGACCAGCTGGAAGGGAGAGGAGTTTGTGCAGGGCTTTGCCAGCTACTGCCATCCATGGGACTAACCCCAGAGGGCTAGAGGGGTGGCCCTAGTGTGAGAGGCAGCCCCCATTAGATCCTGCTTGAGTTGGACACTGTCCACCATCATCCATTCCATGCCAACCCAATGGGAAAGGGTTTGGGAGTTCAGTGAAGGGGCCAGAGGTTTATAGGCAAGGGAGAAGGCTGTCCACGGCTGCTAGAGGGTTCTCTCTGCCCTGGagccaccccttctcctctctgggactcagttttTCCCAGGTCCTCTATCTCCCCGAATCCAGAGTCCTGAGCTGAGTTCCACCCTTGTGTATATCTgtaggagtgggagggagggggccatCTCTAAGAAAGCAGGGCCAGCCTCTATGCCTGGAAGCAAACCTGCAGCCGGACAGGGCCAGGTGGGCCACCTCAGGTCAGGGGAGACGAGAGGACACATCCAGGGGTTTTCCCTAGGCTTGCCCCCTCAGCCTGGGGTGGCCGCGCTGGGCAGCTGAGAGGGGCAGGGAAGACACCTGGGAAAGGAAGGCCCGagtttgtgtccagctcttccaCCACCTGCTGCACAATCGGACCAGGCCCTTTGCCCCTCTGGGCAGCCGTGGTGAgggcgtgctaagtcgcttccgtcatagtcacttctttgtgaccctatggactacagcccaccaggctcctctgtccatgggattctccaggcaagaataagagtgggttgccatgcccttctccaggggatcttcctgtcccgggGATggacccgcgtctcttatgtctcctgcattggcaggcgggttttttacctctagtgccaccagggaagcttggggTGAGAGCATCTGTCCATTATTACCTCCCAGGGTTGCGGGGCTGACAGCGGGCCAGCCTCTCCCATCTCTCCTACTGCCCTgtcctgcatttcagattctggggcttccctttaGCAtccccattcattcattgaacagGTGTTTATGAACACTCCCGTGCCAGGCTGTATACTCACTAGGCCAATGGACAAGATGGGACATATTCTGACTGACAGGAGTTTACGCCATAGTGGGAGGGGTTGACGGTCAACTTGTGACAAAcgagtggggcaggggaggggtctCCCTGAGAACAGGGCCTGCATATGGGGGATCCCACTCACCTCCTAGGGGAGATCCCATCCCCACCCAAGCCTCTGCCTTATTATCAGTAGACATCACCCTTCCCAGTCTTCCCAGGTCATCTGGCTCCTTTTCCGGCCCCTGGCTGCCAGGATCCCACTGGCTGCTGAGAAACCCAGCAATGCAGACCTAAGGCCCCTGCCCTGTTCTTTGGGCTGCCCCCTACTTCCCAGAATGACAGGCCTCAGGCCCCTTTCCTACCTTCTAAAAAATCCcaacctttccttttttccttccccaaggaATTACGCCTCAGTCTGGGCGGTTTTACTAAAAacgcacacagacagacagaaataTTAGGTGCAGGAACATCTTATTAAATAatgcagagaaagaaacaaaactacaCGTGGCTCCTTtcatcccccacctcctcctggccCTGAATAGTTTAATATCGAACACTGTTATCAATATAATTAACCTCTAAGGCACAATTTTAAAGTcttgttttttaaagcagtttgtaTCCTCTGAAGTTCAGGACACCGCGCCGCCCCGCGCCGCCCAGTCGGCCCACGCGGTGAGGTGAACTCGAGGTACATTTTGAGTGGATTTGCATACCTGTCGGTAATCACTGCCAGTGATAACAACTGATGCATAATGCATGCCgcatgaaattagaaaaataattaactttaGGTTTTAGAAGAATCCCACCCCTTCCCCCGACGCATTACAAGTTCTCAGCTGGCACCATTAGCCGAGGTCAGGGGCAAAGTTGAGCCGTGCAGGGTTGGAAGGGCCTGGAGGTCAGGGTTCCCAGCCCCCTGCCTGAAGAAGAGGCCTCAGGTGGGCCTAGACTGGCCTGAGCAGGAGTGGTCCTGAGTCCCCCTTCTGCCCACAGTTCACGTGTCCTCGACCCACAGCAGGCCCTCTGTTTCAGTAGTTTATCCTCACAAGAACCCAGGGCAGTTGatggtcccattttacagatgaacgcCTGAGACCCAAGGCCACGTTCCGTCTGTGGGGCCTGGACTGAGCCGAGGCAGGGCATCCTCAGGGAGAGGGCGGCCTCCCTGCCTCTAGGCCCTCTTCCCTCCATGATGCTTGCAGCTGAGCCCAGAGAGGTGGGGGAGAAAAATGCAGGATCCCGCGTTAATTTATACTGAGGTTTACCGAGGACACATCACAGGTATGGGGCTGACGCTGCTTTGGCGGAGCTCCCAGCCTCCCCAGTGGGGAGGTCACAGCTTCCTGTGGGGTAGAGGTCCTTCCGGAGCCAAGAAACTGCTTCCACCCCCCAGTCTGCCCTGCCTACCTCTCCTGCCTCGGGCCCTGCTCTGCCAGTAAGGACCTGAGGGCCTGAATTGTTCTTGCtgaagggaggggctgggagggggcacaggaagggggagggggaggggcttcCTTCTGTCTGAGCTGTGGCCCCCTTGCCCCCCAACCCCGGGGTCCGCCCTCCACCTCTCTGAAGCTCAGCCAAGACTGGAGGCAACCCCCCTAAGTAGGTCATAGGAGGACCGCGGGGTCCCTCCCAGGGCCAGGATGGGGCGGCCCTTCTTTCCAAACCCTCCAGGCCTGTGCCGCGCCCTCCTCATCGTCTTCCTAGAGGGTGGGGTTCTCAGCCACCAGAGAATATTGctgcaggtcacacagctgaggtCCAAGGTCATACTGCAACCTAGCCCTGGTGTGCCCTCCCGGCCCCTAGTTCACACACCTCCTTCTTGGAGTCAGGGCCACCTGGAACTCTCTGGTTCCTAAAGTGGGGATGGGGACTAAGCCTGGCACTGTGGTGGACCCAGCCTCAGGACGTGCCCACGTGGACAGCCTTCACTGGCGAACAGGAAGGAAGGCcaggctgggaggcagggggagcCCTATCCAGAGTTACCGCTCCTGCCTGAGACCCCCCAGCTCCCTCCAGAAATGACCCCCACCACTGCTCAGCCTGGCAGTGTGCTCATGTCTAACTGTGCCCCCGTCCCAGGAGCCTGGGTGCCATGTCCCATCCAGCATGCCAGGGCCTGTGCCAGGCCTGGGGTCCCGCAGCTCCCTCGCCCACATGCTGCTGTCACCGACTccccaggaagaccccctagagggcCCTGGGCCTCTGGTGGCCCCAGTTTCATGAGGTTTgggaaagaaaacagggaaagaCACCAAGAAACCAGGGGTCTCCGCCTGGGAGGTGCCTCCAGCCAGATGGCAGGTGTTTAAAGACGTTACTCTGCACCACCAGTCGAGTGGGTGTGGGAGGCAGAGCCAGGCACAACCAGGGGCAGCGTCAAGGAGCAGGTGCCCAAGCCGAGGCCTGGGGGCAAGGGGGTGAGTGGAAGCTGACCTGGCGAGGGTTGAGTAGGGGACGCGTGTTGGTGTTTAAGAAGCAGGAACAGcacgtgcaaaggcccagaggcagcACGAGGGGGAGAGAGCAGGCTTGGGGTCAGTGTTTCCACTCCAGCTTGCGGGGTGGGAAGGCCGGGCTGAGGATGCACAGTGTGAGTCTGGGAGGCCCAGCATCACGGCAACTGACAGGAAGTCTGTGTCAGGAAGCAGCCTGGCCTACCTGTTCCCAGTCTACCCTGGAGCACGGCGGGGGCAAGGGAGTGAAGAAGGGGCCTCTGGATtgcagagaaaagagacagacagTTAACACAGAGGCTAAACCGGTGTGCCTGGGGCAGTCAGagaataattgttgttgttcagtcactaggtggTATCTGAACAACAGTTGCTACcgcatggactgcggcatgccaggcttccctgtccctctccatctcccggagtttgctcacactcagaGCAGCTTTTAAACTTCAGGCATCGGGACACACAGGCTGCATGTCTGTGGGGGTACTTTGCCATGTACTACCTCACTGGATGCTCAGTAGTGAGTCCCTCCGCTAAGAGGAACTTGACTCCatttatagatgtggaaactaaagctcagagagggcAGGTAACTTGCTCAAGATCTCACGGCCTGGAAGTGGCAGCACCCGAACCAAGGCTTCTCTATCCGAGACGGCAGGCGCTAGCAGCTGATGGGAGGATGGTGAGGACAATGCCCTGGGTCAGCCCTGGGCTAGCGGAGGTCTGGATGCCCCTAGCCCGAgccatcccctcccccacctcccctgcacACCAAGGAGCCTGCTGTCAGTCATGGCGCCGGCAGGTCGTAACTCACACCACACTGAAGTCTGCGAGATTCTCGAAACGATGACAAGTGACCCCCGTAAAAGATGGGCTATCTACTGGGTTTAATTTGATGGCCACATAAACCGTCAAACACAGAACAAGGGAATAAAAAGTCCTCGTGGCACCCGGACAATTAAAGGGCTCCTTGGGCAAGGTGTCTTCCTCCCCATCTCCCCACTCCACATCTCACCGCGCCTTCCTGGAGCCAGAGGGCTCAGCATCAGGAGGCCTTGGGGGAAGGGGGTGGCTAGGGagactcagccaagatggatgagGCCTGAAGACAGGGGAACGGAAAGGCCTTGGGTCCCTGCCTCCCAAATGCTTCTTGGTTATCCATCAGACATCTCTGAAAGGTGCAATTTAGACTCTATTATGATGCCGGGGCCTCTGGAGGCTGAGGGCTGTGGCCATGAGCTGAGCAGGCAGGGGAACTGATGTTCATGCCAGAGAAGGCGGTCTGGCCTTGGCTTTGGCCTTAACAAGTCTGCTCCCTGCTCAGGGCACTGCTCCGGAATCCCTGAGCACCGGGGCCACCAGCATTCCTGAGTGCCAGAACTCAGCAGCTGACAGGTCAGGGAGGGTGCGCAGATGCTGGGGATGCTGGGGAGGTCCCCAGCATCCGCTGGCCAGATGCTGGGGACCTGGGCTCAGACTGACCGTTGAGACTGAGGCAAGGTGGCCTGGAGCGGGCCTGAGCCTCCCTGTCCCCAGCACCCGCCTtgtacctgcctcttgagacggTACTTCCAGGTTCCCTGACCTTCATGGTTCTGGCTCCACGCCAAGGAAGGGACAGAGGTGCAGCTGGAAACCTGGGCTGGCCGTGACCTTGGATGGGTccctcacttctctgagcctcagcctctCTGCTCAGCTGTAAAGCGGACTCATGTGTATGTGACAGGTGGGCACGGATCCAAACACATACTTgtgaggggctgggcagggcctgGGTTAGCCCTGTCCAAACTCACCGAGGACCGTGAGCACAGACCAGCTCCAATTGCCCAGAGGCAGGGGTGTGAGTGCGATCAGGATCCACAGACCAGGGGCAACCTCCACAGAAACATCGGGAGTGAGCAGGCAAATGTCCTCAGCCCCTCAGGCCAGCGGGGCAGCCGGGAAGAGGCCTAGAGCGTCGGTGTGTCCCCCTTCTGCCCTCAGGACCTCATCCCTCTCCAACTCCACGTGCAGACCTCatgcaccctcccccacccccacgtgCTTCCACCCAGGTGTCCTCGGCAGGCCCTCACCTTGCCTTGGGTCCACCTCATGGACAAAGCTTCATTCCACTAGCAAGCCCGGAGTGGAGTTAGTGCGTTAGCCATGGGCAAAGCCCAAGCTTCCTCCAGAAGGCCTTGGAGCTGCCAGCAGCCTCGGCAAAGCCTCTGTAATGCAAACAGGGCATGCGCTGAGGGGGCTGCAGCGAGCAGGGCAGAGGCATTCCAGCCTTTCTCAGCACTTTGGCCGGCTCCCTCTGTCCTTGAGTGGTCACAGGTGCCAAGTCACACCAGGCCCACACAGCCCACAGTCTCTGCCCTTGAGCACCCGAAATTTAGTCAGGGGACCTTAAAACACTGGGCACCATACAGCCTGACCTGCAGCCCACAAGCCTAGTGGTCAAGACCTCCCCTAGGTTCTTCCTCACCACTTCTCAAGTGGCCCAGCTTAACTTGACATCTCCAAGCTTCAGTGTTTTCATCTGTTATATGGGAATAACCAGGGCCCTGACCTGACATTTGCTGGGAAGATTAAACGacttaaatattcataaaattctAGATGAGCTTTATTATAGTGTGAGCCACTATCCAACTAGAAGAGAATCTCAAGTGGCTAGAACATAGGTTGGCACATAGCAGCTGCTCAAGAAAGATATGCTGAATGGCTGGATGGACAGATCCATGGATGGATggctgagtgggtgggtggatggatggatggatggatgggtggctgAGTGGGTAGGTGGATGGAAGGATAGATGGATGGCTGAGTTGGGGggttggtggatggatggatggatggatgactgagtgggtgggtggatggatggatgggtgggtgggtgggtgggtggatggatggatgggtgggtgggtgggtgggtggatggatgggtgggtgggtgggtgggtgggtgggtggatggatggatggatgggtggatggctgagtgggtgggtggatggatagatggctgagtgggtgggtggatggatgaatggatgggtggatggatggatggctgagtgggtgggtggatggatggatggctgagtgggtgggtggatggatggatgggtggatggctgAGTGgctgggtagatggatggatgggtggatgactgagtgggtgggtggatggatgggtgggggggtggatggctgagtgggtgggtgagtggatggatggatggatggatgggtggatggctgagtgggtgggtggatggaatggatgggtggatggatggatggctgagtgggtgggtggatggatggatgggtggatggctgagtggctgggtggatggatggatgggtggatggctgagtggctgggtggatggatgggtggggggtggatggctgagtgggtgggtggatgggtgagtgggtgggagggtgggtggatggatgggtggctgagtgggtgggtggatggaatggatgggtggatggctgAGTGCATGGATAGATGGACGGGTAaatagatgagtggatggatggatagatggctgagtgggtgggtggatggatggatgggtggatggctgagtgggtgggtggatggatgggtgggtgggtggatggatgggtgagtgggtgggtgggtggatggatggatgtctgagtgggtggatggctggatggctgagtgggtgggtgggtgggtgggtgggtggatggatggatgggtggatggctgagtggctgggtggatggatggatgggtgggtggctgagtggatgggtggatgggtgagtgggtgggagggtgggtggatgggtgggtgggtggatggctgagtgggtgggagggtgggtggaTGGCTGGATGTCTGAGTgggtggatggctggatggctgagTAGGTGGGTGGGAGGGCgggtggatggctggatggctgagtgggtgggtggatggaatggatgggtggatggctgAGTGCATGGATAGATGGACGGGTAaatagatgagtggatggatggatgcacaGGTGGGTACATGGAtagctgctgttcagtcactaagctgtgtctgactctttgcgaccccatgggctgcagcacaccaggcttccctgtccttcactatatcccagagtttgctcaagtacGTGGATAGACGGGTGGGTAaataggtgggtgggtggatgaatgggCAAATGAGTGGATGTAGCAGAGGAAAGCTCTATATGGCATCAGGAGGACCTCGCAGGGGAGGAGGCTTTTGAGCACGGTCCCAAAGGGTGACGAGCAGTTTGCTGGACAGAGAGGAATAGAGACTAGAGAACAGAGAGGAACAGAAGGAAGAAGGATGTGCTGCGGTTGAGAAATGGAGACACGGGGTCCCTGGGGCATGGGAGTGCGGTCCCCACCGTCTCATTCAGTGAGTGGGTCCTGATTCTGCTCTGCACTCCAGGGCCATCCCCTCAGGCTGCGGCCTCGGTTCAGACTGCTTGAGGCCATCATGTCTCACACCAAAAAGCTCCCATGAACCTGGAGTTATAAAGCAGATCTTTGCCGGCTGCATGAACACACCTTCCCCACCGAGGCTGAAAGATAATTTctctttaattgattttttaccACCACAAACAGTAAagtaatatgagaaaaaaaatctacactgCAATTTTTCCATTTGTGAAAACCGAAATTACACTTTGCAGACAATTCCCTCGGAGTGTGgacccctccctcctcttcctgtgTTTCCTGACTTTAAATGCTAGAAAAcagatatatgtatttttcaagaGAGCTGAAAGTTTTCTGGTTTGGGAAGGGGGCAAAGCGAGGAATAATTTCTCACATTACATGGAACGCGGTAGGGAGGGCACCTCTGCTAGAAGGAGGTTTCTGTAAATACACGAGAAGGCGGTTCTGTTGACGCCGTTCTGTCTGTAAGATGCACAAGTGACAAACAGGACATGTTGTTTTAACACCATTCGATGAAGCTCCTCACTTTCTCCTGCTCGCCAGTGGCGACGCTGGCAGATTCTTTCTGCAGGTTCTAGtgatgccccccgcccccactgagCTCACAGGCCTTGCGGAAATAAACTTTCCCTTCAGAGCCTGGTTCCGAGCCAGAGAGGGATGTGGGTTCCCCGTTTCATGAGAaatgggggctccaaagtcatccCACCGACACCGACCAGCCTTTCAGCATCAGCCATAAAGACGGGCCGAGTGTGGGGATCTTGACAGAAAAGATCAAACCTGCAGCCCAGCTCCCACTAGATCAACCTCACGCGCAGCCCAGGGTCACAGTCCAAGAAGGCCAAGGCCACGTCTGTTTCATTCAACGGCAGCATCTTTGCTCCCGCTGAGATTAACGTTAGCCAGATGTCCTTAGAGGCTGACCGCAGCCTGAGCGAGCACCTGAGATGTAAACTTGGCATTCAGAAGGGCCGGGGGGCGTGCACCTCGAGGCCTGACCTCTGCTCCGCGGCCCTGCCTATAGCCGCGCCTCGGCGGCAGGCTGGGTGGGCGCCGGGCTCGCTCTCACCGCACGTGTCTTGTGCTCCTTGCAGGTGTAGAGGCTGCAAGTCGGGGGAGGGGGGCCCGGCTCCGCCAGCCGTCCATCATGGTGGTGGCACACCCcaccgccgccgccaccaccaccgccacgCCCGCCGCCACCGTCACGGCCACCGTCGTGATGACCACGGCCACCATGGACCTGCGGGACTGGCTTTTCCTCTGCTACGGGCTCATCGCCTTCCTAACGGAGGCCATCGACAGCACCACGTGCCCCTCCGTGTGCCGCTGCGACAACGGCTTCATCTACTGCAATGACCGGGGGCTCACGTCCATCCCCGCCGACATCCCCGACGACGCCACCACCCTCTACCTGCAGAACAACCAGATCAACAACGCCGGCATCCCCCAGGACCTCAAGACCAAGGTCAACGTGCAGGTCATCTACCTGTACGAGAACGACCTGGACGAGTTCCCCGTCAACCTGCCCCGCTCCCTGCGGGAGCTGCACCTGCAGGACAACAACGTGCGCACCATCGCCCGGGACTCACTGGCCCGCATCCCGCTGCTGGAGAAGCTGCACCTGGACGACAACTCCGTGTCCACCGTCAGCATCGAGGAGGACGCCTTCGCCGACAGCAAGCAGCTCAAGCTGCTCTTCCTGAGCAGGAATCACCTGAGCAGCATTCCCTCGGGGCTGCCCCGCACGCTGGAGGAGCTGCGGCTGGACGACAACCGCATCTCCACCATCCCGCTGCACGCCTTCAAGGGCCTCAGCAGCCTGCGGCGCCTGGTGCTGGATGGCAACCTGCTGGCCAACCAGCGCATCGCTGACGACACCTTCAGCCGTCTGCAGAACCTGACTGAGCTCTCGCTGGTGCGCAACTCGCTGGCCGCCCCGCCCCTCAACCTGCCCAGCGCCCGCCTGCAGAAGCTGTACCTGCAGGACAACGCCATCAGCCACGTGCCCTACAACACACTGGCCAAGATGCGCGAGCTGGAGCGCCTGGACCTGTCCAACAACAACCTGACCACGCTCCCCCGCGGCCTGTTCGACGACCTGGAGAACCTAGCCCAGCTGCTGCTCCGGAACAACCCTTGGTTCTGCGGCTGTAACCTCCTGTGGCTGCGGGACTGGGTGAAGGCGCGGGCGGCCGTGGTCAACGTGCGTGGCCTCATGTGCCAGGGCCCGGAGAAGGTCCGGGGCATGGCCATCAAGGACATCACCAGCGAGATGGACGAGTGCTTCGAGGCGGGGGCGCAGGGCGGCGCAGTCAACGCTGCTGCCAAGACCACGCACACCAGTGACCATGCCTCTGTCACCACGCCCCAGGGCTCTCTCTTCACCCTCAAGGCCAAGAGGCCGGGGCTGCGCCTCCCCGACTCCAGCCTCGACTACCCCATGGCCACGGGCGATAGCGCCAAGACCCTGGCCATCCATGTGAAGCCCCTGACGGCGGACTCCATCCGCATCACGTGGAAGGCCTCGCTGCCCGCCTCCTCCTTCCGGCTCAGCTGGCTGCGCCTGGGCCACAGCCCGGCTGTGGGCTCCATCACAGAGACCCTAGTGCAGGGCGACAAGACAGAGTACCTGCTGACGGCCCTGGAGCCCAAGTCCACCTACATCATCTGCATGGTCACCATGGAGACGGGCAACGCCTACGTGGCCGACGAGACGCCCGTGTGCGCCAAGGCGGAGACGGCCGACAGCTCCGGCCCTGCCACCACCCTCAACCAGGAGCAGAACGCCGACCCCATGGCAGGCCTGCCCCTGGCGGGCATCATCGGTGGCGCCGTGGCCCTCGTCTTCCTCTTCCTGGTCCTCGGGGCCATCTGCTGGTACGTGCACCGGGCCAGCGAGCTGCTGACCCGGGAGCGGGCCTACAACCGGGGCAGCCGGAAAAAGGATGACTATCTGGAGTCGGGGACCAAGAAGGATAACTCCATCTTGGAGATCCGCGGCCCCGGGTTGCAGATGCTGCCCATCAACCCTTACCGGGCCAAAGAGGAGTATGTGGTCCACACCATCTTCCCCTCCAACGGCAGCAGCCTCTGCAAGGGCACACATACCATCGGCTATGGCACCACACGGGGCTATCGCGACGGGGGCATCCCCGACATAGACTACTCCTACACCTGAGGCAgcgcccctcccctgcctcccggCGTGGCTGCCGCGGCGGCGCTATAACCAGCTGGCTGCCATCCGACGGGAACCAGGCAAAGAAACTCCACGCTGACTTTCCCGGTGGAAAGCAGAGTTTGGGGAGGGTTGACAGTTTTGTAGGACacaacagtgggaaaaaaattttttttttttttaaagaatagaaggcaggagggaggttTGACGTTGCTGAAGACATAATTTATACCAAATTATGCCAGGTGGGGagggaaagactgaaaataatGTGGCAGGAAGGGTTGGGTcggggctttttttttcccccctgagctgggaagagacTACTTGTGCGTCTCACGCTCCGCGCACAGCCGTCACAGAGGAGCCGTTTCAGAAGCCGCTGGCACGAAGCCCTTCACCCAGCCCTCGCGGCTGGCTGCTCACTGGAGAGATGACATGATGGAAGGTTTTCAGGCTTCTCACaaaggagaggggaagaaaaggatCTTTTGCTATGGAGATATTGTCCTGAAATCTCTTCCCTGGTTCTTTCCATGCCTTCTCCCCTTACAGATTGGCAGAAAAGAGCGTGTCTTTCATGGCACTCTTTGAACAACGGTGTAGTAGATTAAAAAGCAAGCTTCCTTTTTCCTATACTGGAGCCCTCCTCAATTCCATGCAGCATAGGAATCACGGGAGCGCCATGGAGGCTGTGGCTTTCCCAGCCACCTGGGGGTGCGTCTCTCGACCCGTCTATGTTGATGGGATGTTTCTGTATACAGATGGGTAGATACAGCCACGTATACAGTCCTTACCGTCCTGCTTGGGTCAGTTCGTACAATGTCCTGAGACAATAGAGTCGTGAAGATGTTGCTTTCTCCTAACACCACTGAGTACGTGGACTGTGCTGAggatgggaggggggtgggggacagtGCCGTTCCTAAAGGCGGAGGCATGTCTGTCCTGGCCGGGTGGCTGGGGAGACCCTGGGCGAGCGGTGTTTCAGCTCAGTCCTATCTCAGGGTGGCCGGGGCTGGGCCGAGCTCCTTTCTGACGTCAGGAAGAGCTTTTTTGGGCCGCCCGCGTCCTCATCTCTCTCCCTGCGCCGCAAACGCAGGCATATCAAGAGCTACTTTGTGTGCAATGTGCTTCCTCCAAGACAGGTAATTGgtgcagggatttttttttttccccaatatcaGCTGATTAGACCTAATGGTTTCCATGGCTGCTCAAACAAAGCCCA is drawn from Ovis aries strain OAR_USU_Benz2616 breed Rambouillet chromosome 21, ARS-UI_Ramb_v3.0, whole genome shotgun sequence and contains these coding sequences:
- the FLRT1 gene encoding leucine-rich repeat transmembrane protein FLRT1 codes for the protein MVVAHPTAAATTTATPAATVTATVVMTTATMDLRDWLFLCYGLIAFLTEAIDSTTCPSVCRCDNGFIYCNDRGLTSIPADIPDDATTLYLQNNQINNAGIPQDLKTKVNVQVIYLYENDLDEFPVNLPRSLRELHLQDNNVRTIARDSLARIPLLEKLHLDDNSVSTVSIEEDAFADSKQLKLLFLSRNHLSSIPSGLPRTLEELRLDDNRISTIPLHAFKGLSSLRRLVLDGNLLANQRIADDTFSRLQNLTELSLVRNSLAAPPLNLPSARLQKLYLQDNAISHVPYNTLAKMRELERLDLSNNNLTTLPRGLFDDLENLAQLLLRNNPWFCGCNLLWLRDWVKARAAVVNVRGLMCQGPEKVRGMAIKDITSEMDECFEAGAQGGAVNAAAKTTHTSDHASVTTPQGSLFTLKAKRPGLRLPDSSLDYPMATGDSAKTLAIHVKPLTADSIRITWKASLPASSFRLSWLRLGHSPAVGSITETLVQGDKTEYLLTALEPKSTYIICMVTMETGNAYVADETPVCAKAETADSSGPATTLNQEQNADPMAGLPLAGIIGGAVALVFLFLVLGAICWYVHRASELLTRERAYNRGSRKKDDYLESGTKKDNSILEIRGPGLQMLPINPYRAKEEYVVHTIFPSNGSSLCKGTHTIGYGTTRGYRDGGIPDIDYSYT